In Candidatus Kerfeldbacteria bacterium, a single genomic region encodes these proteins:
- a CDS encoding serine hydroxymethyltransferase — protein MNLKDTDKKIFDSIHDELERQRNGLEMIPSENFTSPAVLEALGSVLTNKYSEGYPGKRYYGGNEFIDVVEKAARFRAKNLFGVEYANVQPYSGSPANHAVYMGLLNPGDKVLGMSLTHGGHLTHGWKISFSGHYYHAVAYGVDKETHRIDYDQVREMARKEQPKLIIVGASAYPREIDFKIFGEIGKEVGAYVLADIAHIAGLIVAGAHQSPVDHVDVMTTTTHKTLRGPRGAMIMFPRVADRLHEKYHAGDKWNLAERIDRAVFPGLQGGPHNHQTAAIAVALKEAGTEGFKKYGHQVVKNAKALAARLLEHNFSLISGGTDNHLILIDLTNKEISGGEAETLLDSIGITVNKNTIPYDLRKPMDPSGIRLGTPALTTRGMREEDMVTIADIIADVIHNAQKESKLDEAKARVKELTAKYPLYQWM, from the coding sequence ATGAACCTGAAAGACACGGATAAAAAAATATTCGATTCAATTCACGACGAATTAGAGCGCCAGCGGAATGGACTGGAAATGATTCCGTCGGAAAACTTTACCTCCCCGGCAGTGCTGGAGGCCTTGGGTTCAGTATTGACCAATAAATATTCCGAAGGGTATCCGGGCAAACGCTACTACGGCGGCAATGAATTTATTGATGTGGTGGAAAAGGCCGCTCGGTTCCGTGCAAAAAATTTGTTCGGTGTAGAGTATGCCAATGTCCAGCCGTACTCCGGTTCTCCTGCCAATCACGCCGTGTACATGGGCCTCCTCAATCCGGGTGATAAAGTACTGGGCATGAGCCTGACGCACGGCGGGCATCTGACGCACGGGTGGAAAATCAGTTTTTCCGGGCACTATTATCATGCGGTGGCCTATGGCGTGGATAAGGAAACCCATCGCATTGATTATGACCAGGTGCGCGAAATGGCACGGAAAGAACAACCCAAACTCATTATCGTCGGCGCTAGCGCCTATCCGCGGGAAATTGATTTTAAAATTTTTGGAGAAATTGGAAAAGAAGTAGGCGCGTATGTTTTGGCGGATATTGCCCACATCGCTGGTCTGATCGTGGCAGGAGCGCATCAATCGCCGGTGGATCACGTAGACGTAATGACCACCACCACCCATAAGACCCTGCGCGGCCCCCGTGGCGCTATGATTATGTTTCCCCGCGTCGCAGATCGATTGCACGAGAAATACCATGCGGGTGATAAGTGGAACCTCGCGGAACGCATTGATCGAGCGGTGTTTCCTGGCCTGCAGGGCGGCCCGCATAACCACCAGACGGCGGCTATTGCCGTGGCGCTGAAGGAAGCCGGTACCGAAGGATTCAAGAAATACGGCCATCAGGTGGTGAAGAACGCGAAGGCATTGGCCGCTCGATTGCTTGAGCACAATTTTTCCTTAATCAGCGGCGGTACGGACAACCATTTAATTCTAATTGACCTGACCAATAAAGAAATTTCCGGAGGTGAAGCAGAAACATTGTTGGATAGCATTGGCATCACAGTCAATAAGAATACGATTCCGTATGATCTGCGCAAACCCATGGATCCCTCTGGCATTCGCTTGGGCACACCGGCACTCACTACCCGCGGTATGCGCGAGGAAGATATGGTGACTATCGCAGATATTATTGCCGACGTTATTCATAATGCGCAGAAGGAATCGAAGTTGGACGAGGCGAAAGCGCGGGTCAAAGAATTGACTGCCAAGTACCCGCTGTATCAGTGGATGTAA
- a CDS encoding bifunctional 5,10-methylenetetrahydrofolate dehydrogenase/5,10-methenyltetrahydrofolate cyclohydrolase: MPHIIDGKKLAGEIRARLKTEIAALSAVPGLAIILVGDDPASHTYVGLKEKAAEDIGMHFERHMFPADTTQAALVKRINELNQRSDIHGIVVQLPLPGKSFDTDAIIQTIAPDKDVDGFHPTNIQALLAGNPRITPGLAEGIFRLIASTNESLPGKKAMIFANSPVFSNPLEYILNQHGIQTVSCAPGVDDAIVVSRQADIIVAVIGKPNFVTGEMVKDGAILIDVGFTKQNGQVSGDIAPSAVAKARWATPVPGGVGPMTVAMLLENVLHAFRLQQAQ; this comes from the coding sequence ATGCCACATATCATTGACGGAAAAAAACTAGCCGGAGAAATACGTGCGCGACTGAAAACAGAGATCGCCGCGCTTTCGGCTGTGCCGGGTCTGGCGATTATATTGGTCGGTGATGACCCTGCCTCTCATACCTATGTCGGGCTCAAAGAAAAAGCGGCGGAGGACATTGGTATGCATTTTGAGCGGCACATGTTTCCGGCAGACACGACGCAGGCCGCCTTGGTTAAACGCATCAACGAATTAAATCAGCGCAGCGATATTCATGGCATCGTGGTGCAATTACCATTACCCGGAAAATCATTTGATACCGATGCTATTATACAGACGATAGCGCCGGACAAGGACGTGGACGGATTTCATCCGACGAATATTCAGGCATTATTGGCAGGCAATCCGCGAATCACTCCTGGCTTGGCCGAGGGGATTTTTCGGTTGATCGCTAGCACGAATGAATCTTTGCCGGGGAAGAAAGCTATGATTTTTGCCAATTCGCCAGTTTTTTCCAATCCCCTTGAATATATTTTGAATCAGCATGGCATACAGACGGTCAGTTGCGCGCCGGGCGTGGATGACGCAATCGTCGTTTCACGGCAGGCGGATATTATTGTAGCTGTCATCGGCAAGCCAAATTTTGTCACCGGTGAAATGGTGAAGGACGGCGCTATCCTGATTGACGTTGGTTTTACTAAGCAGAATGGCCAAGTATCCGGCGACATCGCTCCGTCAGCCGTTGCCAAGGCACGCTGGGCCACGCCAGTGCCAGGCGGCGTGGGGCCCATGACCGTCGCCATGCTCCTCGAAAACGTGCTGCACGCATTTCGTTTACAGCAGGCGCAGTAA
- a CDS encoding NUDIX hydrolase — translation MKKSTAFFKYCPVCGAPTKLSTGVHRHPKCTRCDFTFYQNSKPTASIIPINARGEIMLVKRGINPRKGYWDTPGGFLEEWETPEVGARRELKEELGVTLKNVKLLGVYLDAYVEHYRAATMNIVYVAEIASGRIKPQDDVAGYRWFRPVQLPWKRLAFPWIRQALKDYLRN, via the coding sequence ATGAAAAAAAGTACTGCTTTTTTTAAGTACTGCCCGGTCTGTGGCGCGCCGACGAAATTAAGCACCGGCGTCCATCGGCATCCGAAATGCACTCGGTGTGACTTTACTTTTTATCAAAATTCGAAACCAACCGCATCTATTATTCCCATTAATGCTCGGGGCGAAATAATGTTAGTTAAGCGGGGGATCAATCCGCGTAAAGGGTATTGGGATACTCCGGGCGGGTTTCTCGAAGAATGGGAAACACCAGAGGTCGGCGCGCGGCGGGAGCTCAAAGAGGAGCTCGGCGTCACGCTCAAAAATGTAAAACTGCTTGGTGTATATCTGGATGCCTATGTTGAGCACTATCGGGCAGCCACCATGAATATTGTTTATGTGGCTGAAATTGCCAGTGGCCGGATCAAGCCGCAGGATGATGTGGCAGGGTATCGGTGGTTTAGGCCAGTGCAGCTCCCGTGGAAACGATTGGCATTTCCCTGGATTCGGCAGGCGCTCAAGGATTATCTCAGGAACTAA
- a CDS encoding calcium-binding protein, with product MINASTLDTDNDGLTDVQEGVWGTDILNPDTDGDGFLDGTEVQNGYNPNGTGALNR from the coding sequence ATCATCAATGCGTCAACTTTGGACACGGATAATGACGGCCTCACGGACGTGCAGGAAGGCGTCTGGGGAACTGACATCCTGAACCCCGACACCGATGGTGATGGATTCCTCGATGGCACTGAAGTGCAGAACGGCTACAATCCAAACGGCACGGGCGCATTGAACCGCTAA
- a CDS encoding 16S rRNA (uracil(1498)-N(3))-methyltransferase — protein sequence MLHRFYQPQLTPHDDQLTLTDPAVIKQVIHVLRLTVGETFVVFTPQTEYTVTIDQATDDALQLRITKTEPASRPALRPLVLYQALLKKDNFELILQKCTELGVQEFVPLITERTIVREISGHKRERYEKILTEATEQCGGTVTPTLEKPMMLAELMSALPTLRGTALVAYEAENQHPLGQVIDGAVEPIRLIIGPEGGFAPAEITQLVQAGAKPVHLGSRILRAETAAIAAVSRILL from the coding sequence ATGCTCCACCGATTTTACCAGCCACAGCTCACTCCACATGACGACCAACTGACTCTCACGGATCCGGCGGTCATCAAACAGGTGATCCATGTCCTGCGACTAACCGTCGGTGAAACGTTTGTGGTATTTACCCCTCAGACTGAGTACACTGTCACGATCGACCAGGCCACCGATGATGCGCTCCAGCTGCGCATAACCAAAACCGAACCAGCCAGCCGACCGGCGCTGCGCCCGCTGGTGCTGTATCAAGCCCTGCTGAAAAAAGACAATTTTGAACTCATTCTACAGAAATGCACTGAGCTCGGGGTACAGGAATTTGTGCCCCTGATTACCGAGCGAACCATTGTCCGGGAAATCTCTGGGCACAAACGGGAGCGGTACGAAAAAATATTGACCGAGGCCACTGAGCAGTGCGGCGGCACAGTAACGCCAACCCTGGAAAAGCCGATGATGCTTGCCGAACTCATGAGCGCTCTCCCAACCCTCCGTGGGACGGCACTGGTAGCCTACGAAGCTGAAAACCAGCACCCACTCGGCCAAGTCATCGATGGAGCGGTTGAACCGATACGATTAATCATTGGCCCTGAGGGCGGTTTTGCGCCTGCGGAAATTACGCAGCTGGTGCAGGCTGGTGCCAAGCCAGTCCATTTAGGATCGCGCATCCTGCGGGCAGAAACGGCAGCTATCGCCGCGGTCAGCCGTATTCTACTTTAA
- the ychF gene encoding redox-regulated ATPase YchF, which produces MSFSIGIVGLPNVGKSTLFTALTKKQVDAANYPFCTIDPNVGTVPVPDERLGKLAAVYNSAKVIPTVIEFVDIAGLVAGAHKGEGLGNKFLSHIREVDAICQVVREFSDANVIHVGGRVDPESDKQIINTELIFADLATVEQRLHDVQPKARSGDKEAVAQLATLQKVQQLLDGGTVLSQAGLTDDERMVLRDLHLLTLKPMLYVLNVAENEVTKSSPGQLVISAKLESELVGMPEVEAREYLNSVGMKETGLDRLIRAAYDLLGLITFFTAGPTETRAWTIPRGATAPQAGSAIHTDFEEKFIRAEVTPWQDIVECGGEVKAKELGKVRTEGKEYVVQDGDTIYFRI; this is translated from the coding sequence ATGAGTTTTTCTATTGGCATAGTTGGGCTGCCCAACGTCGGCAAATCAACCCTCTTTACCGCATTAACGAAAAAACAAGTTGATGCGGCGAATTATCCATTCTGTACGATTGATCCCAATGTCGGAACCGTGCCCGTGCCGGATGAACGATTGGGCAAATTAGCTGCGGTGTATAATTCCGCTAAAGTGATTCCGACCGTGATTGAATTTGTGGATATCGCTGGACTGGTGGCTGGCGCGCACAAGGGCGAGGGATTAGGCAATAAGTTTCTCTCTCATATACGTGAAGTGGACGCTATCTGTCAGGTAGTACGGGAATTTTCAGATGCGAATGTGATCCACGTGGGTGGTCGAGTCGATCCTGAGTCTGACAAGCAGATTATTAATACCGAATTGATTTTTGCTGACCTGGCCACGGTGGAGCAGCGCCTGCATGATGTCCAGCCAAAAGCCCGCAGTGGCGACAAGGAAGCCGTGGCGCAACTCGCGACATTACAAAAAGTGCAGCAGCTGTTAGATGGCGGCACGGTATTATCACAGGCAGGCCTGACTGATGATGAGCGCATGGTGCTTCGCGATCTCCATTTATTGACCCTGAAACCCATGCTGTACGTCTTGAACGTGGCGGAAAACGAAGTAACTAAATCATCACCCGGGCAGCTGGTTATTTCCGCTAAACTAGAATCCGAGCTGGTCGGCATGCCTGAGGTAGAAGCGCGAGAATATTTGAATAGCGTGGGCATGAAGGAAACCGGCCTTGATCGCCTCATTCGCGCCGCCTATGATTTGCTTGGTTTGATTACGTTTTTTACGGCAGGACCGACAGAGACGCGCGCATGGACAATTCCGCGTGGAGCCACCGCTCCCCAGGCAGGCAGCGCCATTCACACTGATTTTGAGGAGAAATTTATTCGTGCCGAAGTCACCCCTTGGCAGGATATCGTGGAGTGCGGTGGGGAAGTCAAAGCCAAAGAATTGGGGAAAGTTCGCACCGAAGGCAAGGAATATGTGGTGCAAGACGGGGATACGATCTACTTCCGCATTTGA
- the rpsF gene encoding 30S ribosomal protein S6: MSQFYDMLYIIPAGLGDDAQAAFMQRVADTLTKAGGQMVTHQVWQSRTFAYPIKKARQGVYIVAEFDLETENLKTFEREIRLMPDVIRFMIVRKVKKTAEQLEEEKRFREKINERKVHKAHVAAAAAQEKEKKKIEETAAAQPTKETPKVSLEELDKKLDELLSDDNIDT, translated from the coding sequence ATGAGCCAATTTTACGACATGTTATATATTATTCCCGCAGGTTTGGGCGATGACGCTCAGGCTGCTTTTATGCAGCGCGTGGCAGACACGCTGACTAAGGCGGGCGGCCAGATGGTTACCCATCAGGTATGGCAGAGCCGAACTTTTGCCTATCCGATCAAGAAAGCCCGCCAGGGAGTGTATATTGTGGCGGAATTTGATCTGGAGACGGAAAATCTGAAAACATTTGAACGTGAGATTCGCCTGATGCCTGACGTGATTCGATTCATGATAGTGCGCAAGGTGAAGAAAACGGCTGAACAGCTCGAGGAAGAGAAGCGCTTCCGCGAGAAGATTAATGAGCGCAAAGTGCACAAGGCCCACGTGGCTGCGGCCGCCGCTCAAGAGAAAGAAAAGAAGAAGATTGAGGAAACTGCCGCCGCTCAGCCGACCAAAGAAACGCCCAAAGTCAGCCTCGAAGAACTCGACAAAAAGCTCGACGAGCTCTTGAGCGATGATAACATTGATACATAA
- a CDS encoding single-stranded DNA-binding protein, with product MNLNKVMLIGNITRDPEVRATPTGQSVASFSVATNRRWKDQSGQTKEQVEYHNIVAWRKLADIVGQYVKKGTKVYVEGRLQTRSWDDQSGTKRYRTEIIAENLIMLDRAGASAGASSAPSDSPAPEQSAAPAPAPEPEINVEDIPF from the coding sequence ATGAATCTCAATAAAGTCATGCTCATCGGCAATATCACCCGCGACCCTGAAGTGCGGGCAACGCCGACCGGCCAATCCGTAGCGTCATTTAGCGTCGCTACCAATCGCCGCTGGAAAGACCAGAGCGGCCAAACCAAAGAGCAAGTCGAATATCATAATATTGTTGCTTGGCGGAAACTGGCTGACATCGTTGGCCAATATGTGAAGAAGGGTACCAAAGTGTACGTCGAAGGTCGCCTGCAGACTCGTTCCTGGGATGACCAGAGCGGTACGAAGCGCTATCGCACAGAAATTATCGCCGAGAACCTAATTATGCTTGATCGTGCTGGCGCCAGCGCTGGTGCCTCATCTGCGCCGTCCGATTCCCCCGCCCCAGAACAGTCTGCCGCTCCGGCACCTGCGCCAGAACCCGAGATCAATGTAGAAGATATCCCATTTTAA
- a CDS encoding 30S ribosomal protein S18, translating to MHTPQTPKVVTQKDCYFCINGLTDVEYRDTDVMKKFLSSYAKILPRKKTGICAKHQRKLSQAVKRARFMALVQFTTR from the coding sequence ATGCATACACCTCAAACACCCAAAGTTGTCACTCAAAAAGATTGCTACTTCTGTATCAACGGCTTAACTGACGTCGAGTACCGCGATACGGATGTGATGAAGAAATTTCTATCTTCATACGCTAAGATTTTACCTCGGAAAAAGACCGGTATCTGTGCTAAGCATCAGCGCAAACTGTCCCAAGCAGTGAAGCGCGCTCGCTTCATGGCGCTGGTCCAGTTCACCACGCGCTAA
- the efp gene encoding elongation factor P, whose amino-acid sequence MFAINDLKSGRYIVLDGEPFAIIKHEFSKMGRGQGVMRTTLRNLKTGQTLERSFKGQEKVDPADISRSKANFLYAEGDQYFFMDQSSYDQFFITALQLGDKKDYLKENLEVDVLNFNSNPIGVEIPTKISYKVTQADPGVRGDTAQGAVMKKATLENGLEVNVPLFISQGDTIILNTESGDYVGKA is encoded by the coding sequence ATGTTTGCCATCAACGACCTTAAATCCGGCCGCTACATCGTGCTCGACGGGGAACCCTTCGCGATCATTAAACATGAATTCTCGAAGATGGGCCGCGGGCAGGGCGTCATGCGCACCACGCTGCGCAATCTGAAAACCGGACAAACCCTGGAGCGGTCATTTAAAGGACAAGAGAAAGTTGACCCGGCGGACATCAGCCGCAGCAAGGCGAATTTCTTGTACGCCGAGGGCGATCAATATTTTTTCATGGATCAGTCGTCCTATGACCAGTTTTTTATTACCGCGCTGCAGCTTGGGGATAAGAAGGATTATTTGAAGGAAAATCTGGAGGTTGATGTATTGAATTTTAATAGCAATCCAATCGGCGTGGAAATCCCCACCAAGATTTCTTACAAAGTGACCCAGGCTGATCCTGGCGTGCGCGGGGACACTGCCCAGGGCGCAGTCATGAAAAAAGCCACCCTGGAGAATGGCCTGGAAGTAAACGTGCCACTCTTTATTTCGCAGGGCGACACCATCATTCTCAATACCGAATCAGGCGACTACGTGGGTAAGGCGTAG
- the trpS gene encoding tryptophan--tRNA ligase, which translates to MKTIVFSGIQPSGQLHIGNYYGAIRSWLELQDNKQNECVFAIVDYHALTEGPKALELEQRIFDTTVDFLAAGLDPKRSTIMLQSLVPEHTELGWILNCVTPVSWLERVPTFKDKASQFKDNINMGLLDYPVLMAADILLYHATLVPVGQDQLAHLELAREIARAFNKRYGNLLPEPLPKVTPTPKIMSLTDPAHKMSKSLGPKAYLALSDEPDTIRKKIKSAVTATGTEKDMMRLFLKRNKEVHTEFNDIKSDDMIIRSEQDLMDLQNELGETKFMAYMAYFNIYMLLYLFGEKKDRKQFIDAMQAGEVRFSVFKDILIDRIIANQDLADFRKKRAELIKSPKKVEEILKHGSLQARRRAQKNLLAIKDAIGIA; encoded by the coding sequence ATGAAAACCATTGTTTTTTCCGGCATCCAGCCCTCGGGCCAGCTACATATCGGCAATTATTACGGTGCCATCCGCTCCTGGCTTGAATTGCAGGATAATAAGCAAAATGAATGCGTCTTCGCCATCGTGGATTACCACGCGCTGACGGAGGGGCCGAAAGCGCTCGAACTCGAGCAGCGGATTTTTGATACTACCGTGGACTTCCTCGCCGCCGGCCTGGATCCCAAGCGTAGCACCATCATGCTGCAGTCCCTGGTGCCTGAGCATACTGAGCTTGGCTGGATTCTCAATTGCGTCACGCCGGTCTCGTGGCTGGAGCGCGTGCCGACGTTCAAAGACAAAGCCAGCCAATTCAAAGACAATATCAACATGGGTTTGCTCGACTACCCGGTGCTCATGGCCGCCGACATTCTGCTGTATCACGCCACGCTGGTGCCGGTCGGACAAGATCAATTAGCACACCTCGAGCTGGCACGCGAAATCGCCCGGGCATTCAACAAGCGATACGGTAATCTCCTACCCGAACCATTGCCAAAAGTGACGCCCACGCCGAAAATCATGAGCCTGACCGACCCTGCCCATAAAATGAGTAAAAGCCTGGGGCCCAAAGCCTACCTGGCGCTCTCGGACGAACCTGATACCATCCGCAAGAAAATAAAATCGGCCGTAACCGCCACCGGTACGGAGAAAGACATGATGCGGCTCTTCCTCAAACGCAATAAGGAAGTGCATACTGAATTCAACGACATCAAATCCGATGACATGATTATTCGCAGCGAACAGGATCTGATGGACCTGCAGAACGAACTAGGCGAGACAAAATTCATGGCCTACATGGCGTATTTCAATATCTACATGCTGCTCTACCTCTTTGGGGAGAAAAAAGACCGCAAGCAGTTCATTGACGCCATGCAGGCAGGCGAAGTCCGATTCTCCGTGTTCAAAGACATCCTGATTGACCGCATCATCGCCAATCAAGACCTGGCTGACTTCCGGAAGAAGCGCGCCGAACTGATCAAGTCTCCGAAAAAAGTGGAAGAAATTCTCAAACATGGCAGCCTTCAGGCTCGTCGCCGCGCCCAGAAGAACCTGCTGGCCATCAAGGATGCCATTGGGATTGCTTAA
- a CDS encoding DoxX family membrane protein translates to MKYTKEKYIWGMLRIGMGWIFIWAFLDKLFGLGFATAAGKSWLDGVSPTLGFLKFGASGPFESLYHSLAGNAIVDWLYMLGLILIGVALFFGVGIRIAGYAGSVMMLLFWSVALPPEHNPFMDEHIVYILVLLGLAYANAGAPLGLGQWWTGTKLVQRYPVLQ, encoded by the coding sequence ATGAAATACACAAAAGAAAAATACATCTGGGGCATGCTGCGCATTGGGATGGGCTGGATCTTCATCTGGGCATTTCTAGATAAACTGTTCGGCCTTGGGTTCGCCACAGCCGCAGGCAAATCATGGCTCGATGGCGTCTCGCCCACCCTCGGTTTTTTGAAGTTTGGCGCGTCAGGACCGTTTGAATCGCTCTATCATAGCCTGGCGGGCAACGCGATCGTCGATTGGCTGTATATGCTCGGCCTTATCTTGATCGGTGTGGCGCTCTTTTTCGGCGTAGGTATACGAATCGCCGGATACGCCGGCAGCGTCATGATGCTGCTCTTTTGGTCAGTGGCACTGCCACCGGAGCATAACCCGTTCATGGACGAGCATATCGTATATATACTCGTACTACTCGGCCTGGCGTATGCAAATGCTGGCGCGCCCCTTGGTCTCGGCCAGTGGTGGACCGGCACCAAACTGGTGCAACGCTACCCCGTACTCCAATAA
- a CDS encoding YwbE family protein, translating into MNPHNRGNIFPGLRVAIVQKADQRTGRLTEGVVRDILTSSPTHPHGIKVRLEAGEVGRVQIIY; encoded by the coding sequence ATGAACCCCCACAACCGCGGTAACATTTTCCCGGGATTACGAGTCGCCATCGTGCAAAAAGCAGACCAGCGCACGGGGAGATTAACCGAGGGCGTAGTGCGGGATATCCTGACCAGCTCCCCCACCCATCCGCACGGGATTAAGGTACGGCTCGAAGCCGGCGAAGTGGGTCGGGTACAAATTATTTACTAA
- a CDS encoding exo-alpha-sialidase: protein MTKKILLLGIIVCLAFIVSACTKTTNNNNNTATTNTKTSNQQAADPNQYNWSGMNQGPYRDKISFATGSTLTSWTPSGKILAEHASVPGAVIKDGTIYVYFVDVTTDGVKEQLGMVKSTDNGQTWSERQLLTITGLGDKATADPAPVLLADGRIRLFYFDINESRINRPANGIEPTNKIYSAISYDGVNFTQEDGIRFERRGIFDPDVEKVGDTWYLYGGDVEGNKVIVATSTDGLTFTERGVAFTGGAVPDVWHENDQWYLYTAGISIATSTDGLTFTPAGIRFEDRDLGNITADPSVIKLSEGSYLMLFKSSPGR, encoded by the coding sequence ATGACTAAAAAAATCCTCCTCTTGGGAATCATCGTGTGCCTCGCCTTTATCGTGTCTGCCTGCACTAAAACTACAAACAACAACAATAACACCGCGACCACCAATACCAAAACCAGCAACCAGCAAGCGGCTGACCCAAACCAATACAACTGGTCAGGCATGAATCAAGGGCCGTACCGCGACAAAATATCCTTTGCCACCGGCTCCACTCTGACCAGCTGGACCCCCTCGGGGAAAATACTGGCCGAGCACGCCTCGGTGCCGGGCGCGGTCATCAAGGATGGCACGATCTATGTCTACTTCGTGGACGTGACCACTGACGGCGTCAAAGAGCAGCTGGGCATGGTGAAATCAACCGACAATGGCCAGACCTGGAGCGAACGGCAGCTGCTGACCATCACCGGCCTAGGTGATAAAGCTACCGCCGATCCAGCTCCCGTACTCCTGGCTGATGGGCGGATTCGCCTGTTCTATTTTGATATCAATGAATCCCGCATCAATCGGCCAGCCAACGGCATCGAGCCAACCAACAAGATTTACTCAGCCATTTCTTATGATGGCGTGAATTTCACCCAAGAGGATGGCATCCGGTTTGAGCGACGAGGCATATTCGACCCTGACGTGGAAAAAGTCGGCGACACCTGGTATCTCTACGGCGGCGATGTCGAGGGAAATAAAGTCATCGTGGCAACGTCAACCGACGGACTAACCTTCACCGAGCGCGGTGTCGCCTTCACCGGCGGCGCAGTACCTGACGTCTGGCACGAAAATGACCAATGGTATCTCTACACCGCCGGTATCAGCATCGCCACTTCCACCGACGGACTGACCTTCACCCCAGCCGGTATCCGCTTCGAGGATCGCGACCTCGGCAATATCACCGCCGACCCGTCCGTCATCAAACTATCCGAAGGCTCCTATCTCATGCTGTTCAAATCATCGCCGGGGAGGTAA
- a CDS encoding peptidoglycan DD-metalloendopeptidase family protein gives MDTPLKKPFLKRFWWIAIVIFLIGVGGVFVWKMDKGTSGPPELTANFIDTSKVEKISKFRSCQGHVVVPQDESERLRNMKHYLMLKPEYKGKQVEVYAPFDGEIMSIFSNPSQGLEGEMWLGQKGSDWNASFEHLVPLDTLSEGDKVKAGELIGHVATNGIDLVYATAGAGTKIIDGYESPFGALDSIFNHMSDEAFNQYISDNIKTRSDLSYTKEYRDANPCKLETANGAQAAQLNDHDHPEDWIIIN, from the coding sequence TTGGACACCCCACTAAAAAAACCATTCCTCAAACGCTTCTGGTGGATAGCCATCGTCATTTTCCTCATCGGCGTGGGCGGTGTGTTTGTCTGGAAAATGGATAAAGGCACATCCGGTCCGCCCGAGCTCACCGCTAATTTCATCGATACCAGTAAAGTGGAAAAAATTTCAAAATTCCGCAGTTGCCAGGGACACGTGGTGGTGCCGCAGGACGAGAGCGAGCGGCTACGCAACATGAAGCATTATCTCATGCTGAAACCTGAATACAAGGGCAAGCAGGTGGAAGTGTACGCACCCTTTGACGGTGAAATAATGAGCATCTTCAGCAATCCATCCCAGGGCCTGGAGGGCGAAATGTGGCTCGGGCAAAAAGGGAGCGACTGGAATGCTAGCTTCGAACACCTCGTGCCGCTTGATACGCTCTCAGAGGGCGACAAAGTAAAAGCAGGTGAACTGATCGGCCACGTCGCCACTAATGGCATCGATCTCGTCTATGCTACCGCTGGTGCTGGCACAAAAATTATCGACGGCTACGAATCACCCTTCGGCGCGCTAGACTCAATCTTCAACCACATGTCTGATGAAGCATTTAATCAGTACATTTCCGACAATATTAAAACGCGAAGCGACCTAAGCTATACCAAAGAGTACCGCGACGCGAACCCCTGTAAGCTAGAAACTGCCAACGGCGCGCAAGCTGCCCAGCTCAATGACCATGACCATCCCGAGGATTGGATAATTATCAATTAG